A portion of the Mus pahari chromosome 17, PAHARI_EIJ_v1.1, whole genome shotgun sequence genome contains these proteins:
- the LOC110334866 gene encoding cytochrome P450 2D26 translates to MGLLIGDDLWTVVIFTAIFLLLVDLVHRRQHWTAHYPPGPVPFPGLGNLLQVDFENIPYSLYKLRNRYGDVFSLQMAWKPMVVINGLKAVRELLVTYGEDTADRPLMPIYNHLGYGHKSKGVILAPYGPEWREQRRFSVSTLRDFGLGKKSLEQWVTEEAGHLCDAFTKEAKHPFDPSPLLSKAVSNVIASLVYARRFEYEDPFFNRMLKTLKESFGEDTGFVAEVLNAIPMLLHIPGLPDKAFPKLNSFIALIDKMLIEHNTTWDPAQPPRDLTDAFLAEIEKVKGNPESSFNDKNLRIVVIDLFMAGMVTTSTTLSWALLLMILHPDVQRRVHQEIDEVLGQVRCPEMADQARMPYTNAVIHEVQRFADIVPTNVLHMTSRDIKFQGFLIPKGTTLIPNLSSVLKDETVWEKPLRFHPEHFLDAQGHFVKHEAFMPFSAGRRACLGEPLARMELFLIFTCLLQRFSFSVPDGQPRPSDYGTYSLPVTPEPYQLCTVAR, encoded by the exons ATGGGGCTGCTGATTGGAGATGATTTATGGACTGTGGTCATATTCAcagccatcttcctgcttctggtgGACCTGGTGCACCGGCGCCAGCACTGGACTGCCCACTACCCTCCAGGTCctgtgccattccctgggctgggaaACCTGCTGCAGGTGGACTTCGAGAACATACCATACAGCTTATACAAG CTTCGAAACCGCTATGGCGATGTGTTCAGCCTGCAGATGGCCTGGAAGCCCATGGTTGTGATCAACGGACTGAAGGCAGTGAGGGAACTGCTGGTGACCTATGGAGAGGACACTGCTGACCGCCCCCTAATGCCCATCTATAATCACCTGGGCTATGGGCACAAATCAAAAG GTGTGATCCTTGCACCTTATGGACCTGAGTGGCGAGAGCAGCGGCGATTCTCTGTGTCTACCCTGCGTGACTTCGGCCTGGGCAAGAAATCACTGGAGCAGTGGGTGACGGAGGAGGCTGGTCACCTCTGTGATGCTTTCACCAAGGAGGCCA AACATCCCTTCGATCCCAGTCCCCTCTTGAGTAAGGCTGTGAGCAACGTGATCGCCTCCCTCGTTTATGCTCGTCGATTTGAGTATGAAGACCCTTTCTTCAACAGGATGCTCAAAACGTTGAAGGAAAGCTTTGGAGAAGACACTGGCTTCGTCGCAGAG GTGCTGAACGCCATCCCCATGCTTCTACACATCCCTGGTTTGCCTGACAAAGCCTTCCCCAAGCTGAATTCATTCATAGCTTTAATAGATAAGATGTTAATTGAGCACAACACAACCTGGGATCCTGCACAGCCACCCCGAGACCTGACTGACGCCTTCCTGGCAGAGATAGAGAAG GTAAAGGGGAATCCTGAGAGCAGCTTCAATGATAAGAACCTGCGCATAGTGGTGATTGACCTGTTTATGGCAGGGATGGTGACCACCTCAACCACACTGTCCTGGGCCCTGCTGCTCATGATCCTGCATCCTGATGTGCAGC GCCGTGTCCACCAGGAAATCGACGAGGTCCTGGGGCAGGTGCGGTGTCCAGAGATGGCAGACCAGGCCCGCATGCCCTACACCAATGCTGTCATTCATGAGGTGCAACGCTTTGCAGACATCGTcccaacaaatgtactacatatgACATCCCGAGACATTAAATTCCAAGGCTTCCTCATCCCTAAG GGGACGACCCTCATCCCCAACCTGTCCTCCGTGCTGAAGGATGAGACTGTCTGGGAGAAGCCCCTCCGCTTCCATCCTGAACACTTCCTGGATGCCCAGGGCCACTTTGTGAAGCATGAGGCCTTCATGCCATTCTCAGCAG GCCGACGAGCATGCCTGGGGGAGCCCCTGGCCCGCATGGAGCTCTTCCTCATCTTCACCTGCCTCCTGCAGCGCTTTAGCTTCTCAGTGCCTGATGGACAGCCCAGACCCAGTGATTATGGCACCTATTCACTGCCAGTTACTCCAGAGCCCTACCAGCTCTGTACAGTGGCTCGCTAG